Within the Pseudomonadota bacterium genome, the region AAAAAAAAGAAATATCAATGCACCCAGAGAGAGAAAAGGTCCGAAAGGGATTGCATATTTAGTATCCTCACCCTTTATCAGCATCATGGGAATGCCAATCAATGTCCCCAATAAAGAACCGGACATAAGACTGAAGATTACTCCTTTTATCCCACAGAAAGCGCCTATCATTCCAAGAAGCTTTATATCACCGCCGCCCATACCCTCTCTTTTTCTCAATAGCTGATAACCATAGGCAATGACAAAGAGAATTCCGCCGCCAAGAAATATGCCATACAGTGCA harbors:
- a CDS encoding A24 family peptidase — its product is ALYGIFLGGGILFVIAYGYQLLRKREGMGGGDIKLLGMIGAFCGIKGVIFSLMSGSLLGTLIGIPMMLIKGEDTKYAIPFGPFLSLGALIFLFFGDSIIYGFLNIVAGR